In one window of Methanoculleus thermophilus DNA:
- a CDS encoding FMN-binding glutamate synthase family protein: MNLRRPNANDATGTSNRSRDVVPMSGICSRCVDGCKGSCEIWLSSFRGREVLYPGPYGEITAGADKNYPVDYSHLNIQGYARGAKGLPEGIEAGPDTALFPDVDTRTEYGWSIKVPMRVPVFTGALGSTESARANWEHFAIGAAISGITLVCGENVCGVDPGLELDHTGKISKSPEMDRRIKTYRQFHDKYGELLVQMNVEDTRLGTAEYVSSKHNLETIELKWGQGAKCIGGEIKVGNLDRANQLKDRGYVVLPDPGIHEVQAAFRNGAIKEFERHSRLGFVTREGFLEEVDRLRDIGFKRVTLKTGAYSAVELAMALRYGAEAKIDLLTIDGAPGGTGMSPWPMMNEWGIPTFYIESLAYQFAERLRERGIRVPDIAIAGGFSDEANVFKALAMGSPYTKAVCMGRALMIPGMVGKNIAKWLEAGELPKTVSKYGRTKEEIFVCYEQLKERYPDRIDEIPLGAVGVYTYTQKFRTGLQQIMAGTRNFSLKTISRNDLMALTEEAEAVSGIPYVMRAYRDAAEAILDS; this comes from the coding sequence ATGAACCTACGAAGACCGAACGCCAACGACGCGACTGGAACGAGCAACCGCTCCCGGGATGTCGTGCCCATGTCAGGCATCTGCAGCCGGTGCGTCGACGGCTGCAAGGGATCCTGTGAGATCTGGCTCTCCTCCTTCCGGGGCAGGGAGGTCCTCTATCCCGGCCCGTACGGGGAGATCACCGCTGGTGCGGACAAGAACTATCCGGTCGACTACTCGCACCTGAACATCCAGGGCTATGCCAGGGGTGCAAAAGGGCTGCCGGAGGGTATCGAGGCCGGCCCGGACACCGCACTCTTCCCGGATGTTGATACCAGGACAGAGTATGGATGGAGTATCAAGGTCCCGATGCGGGTCCCCGTCTTCACCGGGGCGCTCGGGTCGACCGAGAGTGCCCGGGCAAACTGGGAGCACTTCGCTATCGGAGCCGCCATATCGGGCATCACCCTCGTTTGCGGAGAGAACGTCTGTGGTGTCGACCCCGGGCTCGAACTTGACCACACCGGAAAGATCAGCAAGTCGCCCGAGATGGACCGCCGTATCAAGACCTACCGGCAGTTCCACGACAAGTACGGCGAACTCCTGGTACAGATGAACGTGGAGGATACAAGGCTTGGGACCGCCGAGTACGTCTCGTCAAAGCACAACCTGGAGACGATCGAGTTGAAGTGGGGCCAGGGTGCAAAGTGTATCGGCGGCGAGATCAAGGTCGGCAACCTCGACCGGGCGAATCAGCTAAAAGATCGCGGCTACGTCGTCCTCCCCGATCCGGGGATCCACGAAGTGCAGGCAGCCTTCCGGAACGGGGCCATAAAGGAGTTCGAGAGGCACTCGCGTCTCGGTTTCGTCACCCGGGAGGGGTTCCTTGAGGAGGTCGACCGGCTCCGGGATATCGGGTTTAAGCGGGTTACCCTCAAGACAGGCGCCTACTCGGCCGTCGAACTCGCGATGGCCCTTCGGTACGGAGCCGAGGCGAAGATTGACCTCCTCACCATCGACGGCGCACCCGGCGGCACCGGGATGAGCCCCTGGCCGATGATGAACGAGTGGGGGATACCGACCTTCTACATCGAGTCCCTCGCCTACCAGTTCGCCGAACGGCTTCGGGAACGGGGCATCCGGGTTCCGGACATCGCCATCGCCGGCGGGTTTTCGGATGAGGCAAACGTCTTTAAGGCGCTCGCCATGGGGAGCCCCTACACCAAGGCCGTCTGTATGGGCCGTGCCCTCATGATCCCCGGCATGGTCGGGAAGAATATTGCGAAGTGGCTCGAAGCCGGCGAGCTCCCAAAGACCGTCTCGAAGTACGGCCGCACAAAAGAGGAGATCTTCGTCTGCTACGAGCAGCTCAAGGAGAGGTACCCCGACCGTATCGACGAGATCCCGCTCGGAGCGGTGGGGGTCTACACCTACACCCAGAAGTTCAGGACCGGACTGCAGCAGATCATGGCCGGGACGCGGAACTTCAGCCTCAAGACAATCTCCCGGAACGATCTGATGGCCCTGACCGAAGAGGCGGAAGCAGTCTCCGGCATCCCATACGTAATGCGGGCCTACCGCGACGCCGCCGAGGCAATCCTCGACTCATAA
- a CDS encoding 2,5-diamino-6-(ribosylamino)-4(3H)-pyrimidinone 5'-phosphate reductase → MRPFVFVNIAMSADGKISTKERRQVKISGTEDFSRVDRIKAASDAIMVGIGTVLADNPSLTVKSPDLRAERRAGGKDEHPIRVVVDSAARTPLDADILHKGTGKRIIAVSRKAPRERVEALREHATVVVTGEDSVDLQALLEELYRQGVRRLMVEGGGTLIWGLFEQGLVDELQTFIGNIVIGGKDAPTPADGEGFLREADFARLRLIEAVQLDDGLLIRWSVENR, encoded by the coding sequence ATGCGCCCGTTTGTCTTTGTTAACATCGCCATGAGCGCGGATGGGAAGATATCAACAAAAGAGCGACGACAGGTCAAGATCTCGGGAACTGAGGATTTTTCACGCGTCGACAGGATCAAAGCGGCGAGTGATGCCATTATGGTCGGCATCGGTACCGTGCTTGCGGATAACCCCTCGCTCACCGTCAAATCCCCGGACCTCCGTGCCGAGCGAAGAGCGGGAGGAAAAGACGAGCATCCCATCCGCGTCGTGGTGGATAGTGCAGCACGGACACCGCTCGATGCGGATATCCTCCACAAGGGAACCGGTAAGCGTATCATCGCCGTCTCACGCAAGGCGCCCCGAGAGCGGGTAGAGGCCTTGAGAGAGCACGCCACCGTCGTCGTCACCGGCGAAGATTCGGTCGATCTCCAAGCCCTGCTTGAGGAACTATACCGGCAGGGCGTCCGACGCTTGATGGTCGAGGGGGGCGGGACCCTGATCTGGGGACTCTTTGAGCAGGGGCTTGTCGATGAACTCCAGACATTCATCGGCAACATCGTCATCGGCGGAAAGGACGCCCCCACGCCTGCCGACGGAGAGGGTTTTCTCCGGGAAGCAGACTTTGCGCGACTGCGCCTGATCGAGGCCGTTCAGCTCGATGACGGTCTCCTGATACGGTGGAGCGTCGAGAATAGGTAA
- a CDS encoding PAS domain-containing sensor histidine kinase: MSLILTAIEQVSSNPISPLIYCIPILLVALWYPQKSLLLTTFLTVGFVLIQLYQASLGNLINPVMTGLHTIFLFWFCGATTLFTRDSRLALSRYRQLIENSRDAKFLCDPDSLRLLCVSRRCADILGYTPLELIGVPVELFWADETCKARFTSEMEREGYIGNMEMPLRAQNGDTRLVFLSCRKLEPDNIYECTIVDPSMLQGEREDLVRSNERLMELIQQSNDIFFMQDVDGRILHFSWLHAPEHGISPADLIGKGVDALLPDDLSAQHMSWVRSVISERKNACYDLDIELGGVHHTFSVTLAPYTGTDGALIGVVGSARDTTEIRRQRIACRQMAWEVDQWKGLVSNVSHELRTPLQPLIGYLGILADDPEYYGLKGETEKYLRTCLECARQEQAVVERMVKLSLVMTDHIELAIQDIHLRSLINSIISRGGYESEAEIENEIPENAHIWGDPDLLYQALESLISNAVKYNEPPKKVWIRYAGSNNNHYIMVCDNGIGIPADIIGSIFGPLFIGGTQETSHNCVHSGLGLAIAIKYVRLHGGEISVTSEVGEGSTFTIRIPKEA, from the coding sequence GTGTCACTCATACTGACAGCGATTGAGCAGGTTAGCAGCAACCCTATCAGTCCCCTGATCTACTGCATTCCTATTCTCCTTGTAGCGCTCTGGTACCCTCAAAAGAGCCTTCTGTTGACCACGTTTTTGACTGTCGGATTTGTACTTATCCAACTCTACCAGGCATCTCTTGGCAATCTCATCAATCCGGTGATGACGGGGCTGCACACGATCTTCCTCTTCTGGTTCTGTGGGGCCACAACGCTCTTTACCCGTGACTCTCGCCTGGCCCTCTCCCGGTATAGACAACTCATAGAGAATTCTCGCGATGCAAAGTTTCTCTGCGACCCGGATAGTCTCCGGTTGCTCTGCGTCAGCAGGCGGTGCGCGGATATACTCGGTTATACTCCCCTGGAACTCATCGGCGTCCCGGTGGAGTTGTTCTGGGCCGACGAGACCTGTAAGGCGCGGTTTACAAGCGAGATGGAGCGGGAAGGCTACATTGGGAACATGGAGATGCCACTACGTGCACAGAACGGTGATACACGCTTGGTCTTTCTCTCCTGCCGAAAATTGGAGCCAGATAACATATATGAGTGCACGATTGTGGACCCTAGCATGCTCCAGGGTGAGCGTGAGGACCTTGTTCGGTCAAATGAGCGCCTGATGGAACTCATCCAGCAGTCAAACGATATCTTCTTTATGCAGGACGTAGACGGACGCATTCTCCACTTCTCCTGGCTGCATGCCCCAGAACATGGGATCTCTCCTGCCGACCTCATCGGAAAGGGTGTGGATGCCCTCCTGCCCGATGATCTTAGCGCACAGCACATGTCATGGGTCCGCAGCGTAATCAGCGAACGAAAGAATGCCTGCTACGATCTCGATATCGAGCTTGGAGGGGTTCACCATACATTCTCCGTCACACTCGCCCCGTATACCGGCACTGACGGCGCACTTATCGGTGTTGTAGGGTCTGCGCGGGACACCACCGAGATACGAAGACAGAGGATTGCCTGCAGGCAGATGGCCTGGGAGGTGGACCAGTGGAAAGGGCTTGTTTCGAATGTCTCCCACGAGTTGCGCACACCGCTTCAACCGCTCATCGGTTACCTTGGTATACTCGCCGATGATCCAGAGTATTATGGTTTAAAGGGCGAGACTGAGAAGTATCTCAGAACCTGCCTTGAGTGCGCGAGGCAGGAGCAGGCGGTGGTGGAGAGGATGGTCAAGTTGAGTCTGGTCATGACGGATCATATCGAACTTGCCATTCAGGACATACATCTCCGCTCCCTCATCAATTCCATCATATCGAGGGGTGGGTATGAGAGTGAAGCCGAGATCGAGAACGAAATCCCTGAAAATGCTCATATCTGGGGAGATCCCGATCTGCTTTACCAGGCTCTCGAGAGCCTGATATCGAATGCGGTTAAGTATAATGAACCGCCAAAGAAGGTATGGATCCGGTATGCGGGATCAAATAACAATCATTATATTATGGTGTGCGATAATGGCATCGGTATCCCTGCGGATATTATCGGATCGATCTTTGGGCCGTTATTTATCGGAGGTACCCAAGAAACGAGCCACAATTGCGTGCATTCAGGCCTGGGGCTTGCGATCGCGATAAAATATGTCCGATTACACGGAGGGGAGATATCAGTGACAAGTGAGGTTGGCGAAGGGAGCACCTTCACCATCAGAATACCAAAGGAGGCATAA
- a CDS encoding response regulator: MGNAIMVVDDDLPTLEVMELLLKKINREPLLVHNGWDALRMLKKEKPALIILDVMMSPIDGWQFLEELKKNEEYKDIPVLLFTAKHVWPEEYSRYANDIVGVLEKPISLAELKAALERALPGDASSRMDNAHCTPQVRSG; the protein is encoded by the coding sequence GTGGGAAATGCGATTATGGTCGTTGATGACGACCTGCCAACGCTTGAGGTAATGGAACTCCTGCTCAAGAAGATCAACCGTGAACCTCTTCTGGTTCACAACGGTTGGGACGCCCTGCGGATGCTCAAGAAAGAGAAGCCTGCTCTCATCATCCTCGACGTGATGATGTCTCCCATCGATGGGTGGCAGTTCCTGGAGGAGTTGAAGAAGAATGAAGAATACAAGGATATTCCGGTCTTGCTCTTTACTGCAAAACATGTCTGGCCTGAGGAATATTCCCGATACGCGAACGACATCGTCGGCGTTCTAGAAAAGCCGATCTCGCTTGCTGAGTTGAAGGCAGCCCTGGAGAGAGCCCTTCCTGGGGACGCCTCTTCTCGCATGGATAATGCCCACTGCACCCCGCAGGTCAGGAGCGGGTAG
- a CDS encoding glycosyltransferase yields MIVTDLPSCPSLKEYRRIVGDEQFSALEELADRLSGNKLQEINSTRYGGGVAEILISYVPFLNALGLETVWSVMEAEPAFFDVTKTLHNFLQGRDGFSQSMIETYWEAQRQNEGLIEDDCNVVTIHDPQPLGLIEFLTTRELEQKRLLWRCHVQLETVPTETVGSIGNILRRLVEKYHASIFSSFQYLPLWNVPSFIIPPFIDPLSEKNRDLPRSEIDAVLAKYGIDPAMPIVTQVSRYDVFKDPVGVIQAFKKVRQKVPCQLVLVGGRACDDPECYIVLREVRETAEDDPDIHVLDLPPDSHREINALQRASDVIVQKSIKEGFGLTVTEGLWKGKPVVAGNVGGIPLQIRDGWNGYLVSTIQETADRILHLLRHPEKAAEMGARGKDFVREYYLLPRGVQDHLTVIDQIVNGRITARDSVICYHPQVVTTRMAGCAAWY; encoded by the coding sequence ATGATCGTCACAGATCTCCCCAGTTGCCCGTCCCTCAAGGAATACCGGCGGATCGTAGGGGATGAGCAGTTCTCGGCGCTCGAAGAACTCGCCGATCGCTTATCCGGCAACAAGCTGCAGGAGATCAACTCGACCCGTTACGGCGGCGGTGTCGCGGAGATTCTCATATCATACGTCCCTTTCCTCAACGCACTCGGCCTTGAGACGGTATGGAGCGTCATGGAGGCCGAACCGGCTTTTTTCGACGTCACAAAGACGCTCCACAACTTCCTCCAGGGTCGCGACGGATTCTCGCAGTCGATGATCGAGACATACTGGGAGGCTCAGCGGCAGAACGAAGGACTGATTGAAGACGATTGTAATGTCGTGACCATTCATGACCCACAGCCGCTCGGGCTCATAGAGTTCCTGACGACCCGGGAACTCGAGCAGAAGAGACTCCTCTGGCGATGCCACGTTCAGCTGGAGACTGTGCCTACAGAGACCGTGGGGAGCATCGGCAACATCTTGCGAAGGCTGGTCGAGAAGTATCACGCGAGCATATTCTCGAGTTTCCAGTATCTTCCGCTCTGGAACGTGCCAAGTTTCATCATTCCGCCGTTCATCGACCCCTTATCCGAGAAGAACCGCGATCTCCCCCGTTCCGAGATCGATGCCGTCCTCGCGAAGTACGGTATCGACCCGGCAATGCCTATCGTCACCCAGGTCTCCCGATACGATGTCTTTAAAGACCCGGTCGGGGTCATCCAGGCCTTCAAGAAAGTTCGTCAGAAGGTCCCCTGCCAGCTCGTTCTCGTCGGCGGTCGGGCATGCGACGACCCTGAGTGCTATATTGTCCTGCGCGAAGTCCGTGAGACGGCCGAGGATGACCCTGACATTCATGTCCTCGACCTTCCACCGGACAGCCACCGGGAGATCAACGCTCTTCAGCGTGCGTCGGATGTGATCGTTCAGAAATCCATCAAGGAGGGGTTTGGCCTGACGGTAACCGAAGGCCTCTGGAAGGGGAAACCGGTCGTCGCCGGGAATGTCGGCGGGATACCGCTCCAGATCCGCGACGGCTGGAACGGCTACCTGGTCTCGACGATCCAGGAGACCGCCGATAGAATCCTCCATCTCCTCCGGCACCCTGAGAAGGCTGCCGAGATGGGTGCGCGGGGGAAGGACTTTGTCCGCGAGTATTATCTCCTTCCCCGGGGCGTGCAGGACCACCTCACGGTCATCGACCAGATCGTCAACGGCAGGATCACAGCCCGGGACAGCGTCATCTGTTACCACCCCCAGGTGGTGACGACCCGGATGGCCGGGTGCGCTGCCTGGTACTGA
- a CDS encoding Hsp20/alpha crystallin family protein produces MTGRESNPPDSRRGNTDEGTNNREARDPRGREAPAVSHESIRDFRGHPTDFLVDILDQESEVIIVAELPGADVETIKLNLLNPQTLRITARRAEPVEEESGGYYIRERGNGIMSRLIRLPASVTDESARTSFKNGVLEVRLQKMRGAPERGGKRITIE; encoded by the coding sequence ATGACTGGAAGAGAAAGCAATCCCCCCGATTCCAGGAGGGGGAACACCGATGAGGGAACGAATAATCGGGAAGCCAGGGATCCCCGGGGCAGGGAGGCCCCGGCTGTTTCCCATGAGAGCATCCGCGACTTCCGCGGCCATCCTACAGACTTCCTGGTCGATATCCTCGACCAGGAGTCAGAGGTGATCATTGTTGCAGAACTGCCCGGCGCTGATGTGGAAACCATCAAACTCAATCTGCTCAACCCGCAGACCCTGCGGATAACCGCAAGGCGCGCTGAGCCGGTGGAGGAGGAATCTGGTGGTTACTACATCCGGGAGCGCGGGAATGGAATCATGAGCCGGCTGATACGTCTGCCAGCAAGCGTAACTGACGAGTCGGCAAGGACGAGTTTCAAGAACGGTGTTTTAGAGGTGCGGCTACAAAAGATGAGAGGGGCGCCTGAACGCGGAGGGAAGAGGATCACCATAGAGTGA
- a CDS encoding phosphoribosylanthranilate isomerase, whose protein sequence is MIRIKFCGTASLAEMQCAIDAGCDAMGFIMGVTHESSDYITPAETARMIRHLPPFIEPVAVTHLQDTEDLIKLVRESHCTTLQIQDTIEPPEIDRIRDALPYLKIVKAVHVMDESAIATAKRYEPYADALILDTRTNEKLGGTGIPHDWNISAEIVARSSIPVILAGGLTPENVAEAIRKVRPYGVDVHTGVKKDGVRNPERTLAFARAARNAL, encoded by the coding sequence TTGATACGCATCAAATTCTGTGGAACCGCGAGTCTGGCGGAGATGCAATGTGCGATCGATGCAGGCTGCGATGCTATGGGGTTCATCATGGGCGTGACCCACGAGAGCTCTGATTATATAACCCCGGCAGAGACCGCCCGGATGATACGACACCTCCCGCCGTTCATCGAGCCGGTCGCGGTCACTCACCTGCAGGATACAGAAGACCTCATCAAACTGGTGAGGGAGTCACACTGCACGACGCTGCAGATCCAGGATACCATTGAGCCGCCCGAGATCGATCGCATCCGTGACGCCCTCCCGTACTTAAAGATAGTGAAAGCCGTCCATGTGATGGACGAGTCAGCCATCGCGACGGCAAAGCGCTATGAACCCTATGCCGATGCACTCATCCTCGATACCAGAACGAACGAGAAACTCGGGGGAACAGGGATCCCCCACGACTGGAACATCAGTGCGGAGATTGTAGCCCGTTCATCTATCCCCGTGATACTCGCAGGAGGGCTCACGCCCGAGAACGTCGCAGAGGCCATACGGAAGGTCCGTCCCTACGGGGTCGACGTACATACCGGCGTCAAGAAAGACGGTGTCCGCAACCCCGAGCGGACGCTTGCTTTTGCTCGTGCAGCGCGAAACGCTCTCTGA
- a CDS encoding DHH family phosphoesterase has product MDRNDQKSNAQDANLMKALSERTETVVHLTHNDLDAVGSDAIHRRKYGDVFTVWSPVGKFLANLDAVAGSPGRGNLLSISDIGYQPGVEQRLAKARSNGWRIEWRDHHRWKEEEIRAVDAKTNLLHIDVSTCATGIVARDLAPEDPVAVEIAQVVCDYDLWKHQDPRSKMLGQVVMQKGYREYVRDNLVRGTIVDPKVESEYQRIVREMEQDIKKSLRHTTIIEDGRYRIAFSPLYGYPSETAHAIRDELDTDIEVIVSGNGRISIRSVPPVSHLIAREFSGGGHPHAAGGTFPFSLLDRLLFWIFKRNRHYRRLAEVAETIEE; this is encoded by the coding sequence ATGGACCGGAATGATCAGAAATCGAATGCTCAGGACGCAAACCTCATGAAGGCGCTCTCGGAGCGGACGGAGACCGTCGTGCACCTTACGCACAACGACCTTGATGCCGTAGGGAGCGACGCCATCCACCGGAGGAAGTACGGGGACGTCTTTACTGTCTGGTCTCCGGTCGGCAAATTCCTCGCTAATCTTGACGCCGTGGCCGGCTCTCCCGGACGCGGGAACCTTCTCAGCATATCGGATATCGGCTACCAGCCGGGCGTTGAGCAAAGGCTTGCGAAGGCGCGGTCGAACGGGTGGCGGATCGAGTGGCGCGACCACCACCGCTGGAAAGAGGAGGAGATCCGGGCCGTTGATGCGAAGACAAACCTCCTCCATATCGATGTCTCCACCTGCGCGACCGGGATCGTCGCCCGCGACCTTGCTCCCGAGGACCCGGTGGCGGTGGAGATCGCGCAGGTCGTCTGCGACTACGACCTCTGGAAGCATCAGGATCCCCGGTCGAAGATGCTCGGCCAGGTCGTGATGCAGAAAGGCTATCGCGAGTACGTCCGCGACAACCTCGTCCGGGGCACTATCGTTGATCCGAAAGTGGAGAGCGAGTACCAGCGGATCGTCCGGGAAATGGAGCAAGATATCAAAAAGAGCCTCCGGCACACCACCATCATCGAGGACGGCCGCTATCGGATAGCATTCTCCCCTCTCTACGGCTACCCCAGCGAGACGGCGCATGCCATCCGCGATGAACTCGATACCGATATCGAGGTGATCGTCTCGGGAAACGGCCGCATCTCTATCCGTTCAGTCCCCCCGGTCAGCCACCTCATTGCCCGGGAGTTCTCCGGCGGCGGTCATCCTCACGCAGCCGGAGGGACGTTTCCGTTCAGCCTCCTCGACCGCCTCCTCTTCTGGATCTTCAAGCGGAATCGACATTACCGGCGTCTTGCGGAAGTTGCGGAGACTATCGAAGAATGA